One stretch of Burkholderia oklahomensis C6786 DNA includes these proteins:
- a CDS encoding 2-keto-4-pentenoate hydratase yields MTNTFERVDGAARHLVAARRAGVAGALLPDACRPDDIETALAIQKRVVELLGESVGGWKCALPPPGRVVVAPILSSTIHMAHTSAEPFRGVAGTPTVRIEPEIAFVLDRDLPPLGRPYSEDEVRGAIRETRLAIEVLGCRYADPARATVFELLADGQFNQGLCVGPVVSDGLHAALDAIALEFRGGLTRSIDGRHPDGHPFKPLRWLVNFLAARGESVRAGQIVTTGSYAVAIDVPLGQGLTVRFGQLGGLSVELVA; encoded by the coding sequence ATGACAAACACTTTCGAACGCGTGGATGGCGCCGCGCGGCATCTGGTTGCGGCCCGTCGCGCCGGCGTCGCCGGCGCGCTTCTGCCGGACGCCTGCCGGCCCGACGACATCGAGACGGCCCTCGCGATCCAAAAACGCGTCGTCGAATTGCTGGGCGAGTCGGTCGGCGGATGGAAATGCGCGCTGCCGCCGCCGGGGCGCGTCGTCGTCGCGCCGATCTTGTCGTCGACGATCCATATGGCCCACACGTCGGCCGAACCGTTCCGGGGCGTCGCCGGTACGCCGACCGTCCGGATCGAACCGGAAATCGCCTTCGTGCTCGACCGGGATTTGCCGCCGCTCGGCCGGCCATACAGCGAAGACGAAGTGCGCGGCGCGATCCGCGAGACGCGTCTTGCGATCGAAGTGCTCGGCTGCCGCTATGCGGATCCGGCGCGCGCGACCGTGTTTGAATTGCTCGCGGACGGGCAGTTCAACCAGGGCTTGTGTGTCGGGCCGGTCGTGTCCGACGGCCTGCACGCCGCGCTCGACGCCATTGCGCTCGAGTTTCGAGGCGGGCTGACCCGGTCGATCGATGGCCGCCATCCGGACGGACATCCGTTCAAGCCGCTGCGGTGGCTCGTCAATTTTCTCGCGGCGCGCGGCGAATCCGTTCGGGCGGGCCAGATCGTGACGACCGGATCGTATGCCGTCGCGATCGACGTGCCGCTTGGCCAAGGGCTGACGGTGCGATTCGGCCAACTCGGCGGCCTATCGGTGGAACTGGTCGCCTGA
- a CDS encoding H-NS family nucleoid-associated regulatory protein produces the protein MTTSKIHSLQKQLGHVNLLLEEARKKEKAEVLAAIREQVKEYGITELELLRAAGFVKDKPKKLPAKYYDPSSGKSWTGRGACPKWLEGKNLDDYLIRSAPEPWWPGESA, from the coding sequence GTGACAACCAGCAAAATTCACTCGCTGCAGAAGCAGCTCGGCCACGTCAACTTGCTTCTAGAGGAAGCCAGGAAGAAAGAGAAGGCGGAGGTGCTGGCCGCCATTCGGGAACAGGTGAAGGAATACGGCATCACGGAGCTGGAGCTGCTGAGGGCCGCGGGCTTTGTGAAGGACAAGCCGAAGAAGCTGCCGGCCAAGTACTACGACCCGTCATCGGGCAAATCGTGGACGGGCCGCGGCGCCTGCCCGAAATGGCTGGAGGGCAAGAACCTGGACGATTATCTGATCCGGTCCGCGCCGGAGCCTTGGTGGCCGGGGGAGAGCGCGTAG